The following are from one region of the Microbacterium paraoxydans genome:
- a CDS encoding SDR family oxidoreductase, translated as MAEAGEPQARLEAEARRAIVTGADSGIGRATAVALAAAGIDVGITWHRDEAGAQETADEVRSHGARAVVTQLDVSDIPACGDVVDGLIAELGGVDVFVNNAGAGLQTPFLDVTLEEWNRVLDTDLTGAFVCLQRAARSMVTAGRGGRLISVTSVHEHQPMVGASAYDTAKHGLGGLMKNLALELGRYGISAVSVAPGEIATPMTGQTDTDPHTEDRPGIPLGRPGDAREVAALIAFLASPEAAYISGASVVIDGGMLQMGPQAGAAIESHDWRTV; from the coding sequence ATGGCGGAGGCCGGAGAGCCGCAGGCGCGGCTGGAGGCCGAGGCCCGCCGCGCGATCGTGACCGGTGCCGACTCCGGGATCGGTCGTGCCACCGCCGTCGCCCTCGCCGCAGCGGGTATCGACGTCGGCATCACCTGGCACCGCGACGAGGCCGGCGCCCAGGAGACCGCGGACGAGGTGCGCAGCCACGGCGCCCGCGCGGTGGTGACACAGCTCGACGTCTCCGACATCCCCGCGTGCGGCGACGTGGTCGACGGGCTGATCGCGGAACTCGGCGGCGTCGACGTGTTCGTCAACAACGCGGGGGCCGGGCTCCAGACCCCGTTCCTCGACGTGACGCTCGAGGAGTGGAACCGGGTGCTCGACACCGACCTCACCGGAGCCTTCGTCTGCCTGCAGCGGGCGGCCCGGTCGATGGTCACCGCGGGGCGCGGTGGGCGGCTGATCTCCGTGACCAGCGTGCACGAGCACCAGCCGATGGTGGGGGCGAGCGCGTATGACACCGCCAAGCATGGCCTCGGCGGACTCATGAAGAACCTCGCACTGGAGCTCGGCCGGTATGGGATCAGCGCCGTGAGCGTCGCTCCGGGTGAGATCGCGACCCCGATGACCGGGCAGACCGACACCGACCCGCACACCGAGGACCGCCCCGGCATCCCGCTCGGACGCCCCGGCGACGCCCGCGAGGTCGCCGCCCTGATCGCGTTCCTCGCCTCGCCCGAGGCCGCCTACATCTCCGGCGCCTCCGTCGTGATCGACGGCGGGATGCTGCAGATGGGACCCCAGGCGGGCGCGGCGATCGAGAGCCACGACTGGCGCACGGTCTGA
- a CDS encoding DUF6716 putative glycosyltransferase gives MTADAGMRVVAIADADSFVKWAASLLGAVPGLRSQLLLVRTPLTVSGAQQDAALAGTGFGAADVTRLDLDRVVGWLEAERPDVVLLAGRGPFVRLLGGIVDALPHRPVTVSGLPGMAIPAQRGALDYRRHTDLLIVHSHRERRAFAELGERIGVQMPLALATLPFARGRERWGGSRLRESRAAGSLSAGTGGVALAERRVAATPSALRRPGATDVVFAGQALVPARPEQRAAIAALLVRAAEAEPPRRVVVKLRSRPGEAETHRDRDPYTRLFIHGRPANLVFSHAPMATALESAAGLVTVSSTAAVEALAHGVPVIALDRFGVHKSLLNTVFIGSGLLGGAGEVVAGRFRHPHPSWLRDNYFHPEAESDWWDRVQELVALRRAGALPHRRVPPARGGAWHEAWRRASVLGRTDRSLTGRLALAAGVPATRALSVLRSGRRRTGQDTWADPTTDYTLEPNPFQDSIRR, from the coding sequence ATGACCGCCGATGCCGGGATGCGTGTGGTCGCCATCGCGGACGCCGACTCGTTCGTGAAGTGGGCGGCATCGCTGCTGGGGGCCGTGCCTGGTCTGCGGTCGCAGCTCCTGCTGGTGCGCACGCCGCTGACGGTGAGTGGCGCGCAGCAGGATGCGGCACTGGCGGGCACCGGCTTCGGCGCCGCTGACGTCACTCGGCTCGACCTCGATCGCGTGGTCGGATGGCTCGAGGCCGAGCGCCCTGACGTCGTGCTGCTCGCCGGGCGGGGACCGTTCGTCCGGCTCCTCGGCGGAATCGTCGATGCGCTGCCGCATCGCCCCGTGACCGTCTCCGGGCTTCCCGGCATGGCGATCCCCGCACAGCGTGGGGCGCTCGACTATCGACGACACACCGACCTGCTGATCGTGCACTCGCACCGCGAGCGCCGGGCGTTCGCCGAGCTCGGCGAGCGCATCGGGGTGCAGATGCCGCTCGCGCTGGCGACCCTCCCCTTCGCGCGGGGACGCGAGCGGTGGGGCGGCAGCCGTCTCCGGGAATCCAGGGCGGCCGGATCCCTCTCCGCGGGTACGGGCGGAGTCGCTCTCGCGGAGCGTCGTGTCGCCGCGACGCCATCGGCGCTCCGCCGGCCCGGGGCGACGGACGTCGTCTTCGCCGGGCAGGCCCTCGTCCCTGCCCGCCCCGAGCAGCGAGCGGCGATCGCCGCCCTGCTCGTGCGCGCCGCGGAGGCCGAACCGCCGCGCCGGGTGGTCGTGAAGCTGCGGTCCCGTCCGGGGGAGGCTGAGACCCACCGCGATCGTGATCCGTACACACGGCTCTTCATCCATGGCCGCCCGGCGAACCTCGTCTTCTCGCACGCGCCGATGGCGACCGCTCTCGAGTCCGCCGCCGGCCTGGTCACGGTGAGCTCGACGGCGGCGGTCGAGGCGCTGGCCCACGGGGTTCCCGTGATCGCGCTCGACCGCTTCGGGGTGCACAAGAGCCTGCTCAACACGGTCTTCATCGGAAGCGGTCTGCTGGGCGGCGCCGGCGAGGTCGTCGCCGGCCGATTCCGCCACCCGCACCCGTCCTGGCTCCGCGACAACTACTTCCACCCGGAGGCGGAGTCGGACTGGTGGGACCGGGTACAGGAGCTCGTCGCGCTGCGGCGGGCCGGCGCCCTGCCGCATCGCCGGGTGCCCCCGGCCCGGGGTGGGGCCTGGCATGAAGCCTGGCGTCGCGCGAGCGTGCTCGGCCGCACGGACCGCTCCCTCACCGGACGCCTCGCGCTCGCCGCCGGCGTGCCCGCGACGCGTGCGCTCTCGGTGCTGCGTTCGGGCCGCCGTCGGACCGGTCAGGACACCTGGGCCGACCCGACCACGGACTACACGCTCGAACCGAACCCGTTCCAGGACTCGATCCGCCGCTGA
- a CDS encoding N-acetylneuraminate synthase family protein, with amino-acid sequence MTVSIGSHVIGGGRPAYVIAEIGLNHNGDVDIAKRLIDVAARAGADAVKFQKRTPEISTPEHMRDVPRETPWGTMTYLDYRRRVEFGRDEYVEIGDHATMQGLDWFASPWDVPSVAFLEDLHVVAHKVASASLTDTELLVALRETGKPVILSTGMSTMEQIDRALDTLGTDRVVLMHATSTYPLEPEEANLRVIATLRDRYPGIPVGYSGHERGLQISLAAVAMGAVAVERHITLDRTMWGSDHAASLEPGGLEHLIRDIRVIESAVGDGVKRVFDSERAPMAKLRRVPA; translated from the coding sequence ATGACTGTCAGCATCGGATCGCACGTGATCGGCGGCGGCCGTCCCGCCTACGTCATCGCGGAGATCGGCCTCAACCACAACGGCGACGTCGACATCGCGAAGCGCCTCATCGACGTCGCGGCCCGAGCCGGCGCGGACGCGGTGAAGTTCCAGAAGCGCACGCCCGAGATCTCCACGCCGGAGCACATGCGCGATGTGCCGCGGGAGACGCCGTGGGGAACGATGACGTACCTCGACTATCGCCGTCGGGTGGAGTTCGGCCGTGACGAGTACGTCGAGATCGGCGACCACGCCACGATGCAGGGCCTGGACTGGTTCGCCTCGCCGTGGGATGTGCCGAGCGTCGCGTTCCTCGAAGACCTCCACGTCGTGGCGCACAAGGTCGCGTCGGCGAGCCTGACCGACACGGAACTGCTCGTCGCGCTGCGGGAGACCGGGAAGCCGGTCATCCTCTCGACGGGCATGTCCACGATGGAGCAGATCGATCGTGCGCTGGACACGCTCGGCACCGACCGCGTCGTCCTCATGCACGCGACCTCGACCTACCCCCTCGAGCCCGAGGAGGCGAACCTGCGGGTGATCGCGACCCTGCGAGACCGCTACCCCGGGATCCCCGTCGGGTACTCGGGACACGAGCGGGGCCTGCAGATCTCGCTCGCCGCGGTCGCGATGGGGGCGGTCGCCGTGGAGCGCCACATCACGCTGGACCGGACGATGTGGGGCTCCGACCATGCCGCATCCCTGGAGCCGGGAGGGCTGGAGCACCTGATCCGCGACATCCGGGTCATCGAGAGCGCGGTGGGCGACGGCGTCAAGCGCGTGTTCGACAGCGAGCGCGCGCCGATGGCGAAGCTCCGCCGCGTGCCCGCATGA
- a CDS encoding acylneuraminate cytidylyltransferase: MDERVRPAVAIIPARGGSKQIPRKNLERVGGVPLVARAVHAARAAACFDLVVVSTDDDEIAAVAEEAGARVVRRPAELSGDTAASEAAILHALDELERDGERFEIVAFLQATSPFLPSAALAGAVGDVRRGESDSAFSAVETYGFLWHRGTDGTAEAINHEAGHRPRRQDREPHYLETGAFYVFRADGFRAHRHRFFGRIGIAPVPEETAIEIDDDAQLQAARALAVLHERPGRVPARAVVTDFDGVHTDDTAIIDASGGERVRVSREDGMGVALLRRAGVPMLILSTEVNPVVRARADKLRVPVLHGIDDKEAALRQWAREQDVALADVAYLGNDVNDLPAMRIVGWPVAVADAHPLVRAEARVVLRRRGGDGAVRELVERVLSS; encoded by the coding sequence ATGGACGAACGCGTGCGGCCGGCGGTGGCGATCATCCCCGCGCGGGGCGGGTCGAAGCAGATCCCGAGGAAGAACCTCGAGCGTGTGGGAGGGGTTCCGCTGGTGGCCAGAGCCGTGCACGCCGCGCGGGCGGCGGCGTGCTTCGATCTCGTGGTCGTCTCGACCGACGACGACGAGATCGCCGCGGTGGCCGAGGAGGCGGGCGCACGGGTGGTCCGGCGTCCGGCCGAGCTCTCCGGAGACACCGCGGCCTCGGAGGCGGCGATCCTGCATGCGCTCGATGAGCTGGAGCGCGACGGCGAGCGCTTCGAGATCGTCGCCTTCCTGCAGGCCACCTCGCCCTTCCTCCCGAGCGCGGCGCTGGCCGGTGCCGTCGGCGACGTGCGGCGGGGAGAGTCGGACAGCGCCTTCTCCGCCGTCGAGACCTACGGCTTCCTCTGGCACCGGGGGACCGACGGCACGGCGGAGGCGATCAACCACGAGGCCGGCCACCGCCCTCGCCGCCAGGACCGAGAGCCGCACTACCTGGAGACCGGAGCCTTCTACGTCTTCCGGGCAGACGGGTTCCGCGCCCATCGACACCGTTTCTTCGGTCGTATCGGGATCGCCCCCGTGCCTGAGGAGACCGCGATCGAGATCGACGACGACGCACAGCTCCAGGCCGCTCGGGCCCTCGCCGTTCTGCACGAACGGCCCGGGCGCGTCCCCGCCCGCGCCGTGGTCACGGATTTCGACGGCGTGCACACGGACGACACCGCGATCATCGACGCCTCGGGCGGGGAGCGGGTGCGGGTCAGCCGGGAGGACGGGATGGGCGTCGCGCTCCTGCGGCGGGCGGGGGTGCCGATGCTGATCCTCTCCACCGAGGTGAACCCGGTGGTGCGAGCCCGAGCCGACAAGCTCCGTGTCCCCGTCCTGCACGGGATCGACGACAAGGAGGCTGCGCTCCGACAGTGGGCCCGGGAGCAGGATGTGGCGCTCGCCGACGTCGCCTACCTCGGCAATGACGTCAACGATCTCCCCGCGATGCGGATCGTGGGCTGGCCGGTCGCCGTCGCGGACGCGCACCCGCTCGTGCGGGCGGAGGCACGCGTCGTGCTGCGGCGGCGCGGCGGCGATGGAGCTGTGCGCGAGCTCGTCGAGCGGGTGTTGTCGAGCTGA
- a CDS encoding polysialyltransferase family glycosyltransferase, whose protein sequence is MSRLFALHSAYGLATAAAAIDAGLLDEGTDGGGRMAERVLVPFTSSRVPETVVGIAEDPALRSLRGRFHRVEALADVLGPLHPSAWEPTDADLPVLGRLLARAWRLDPREIELFVQSPQVAPARTLLSLFPEARVTIVGDGLMTYAPMRVRLPHAVAARIERVVYADVVPGVRPLVGSPHAVPVPVPPESFAAALRETGESSEGPPAAGPATVLVLGQYVAALGLMTTAEEVALQRRLVDRAAEERPERIVFKPHPAAPPQLAHAVRAHAESRGLTFVEERGRLPAELLAERLDARTVVATFSTALPTVRTLFGRTIGAAGTTELLRTLAPVENSNRIPLTIVDALTRTPSPYADSDRLQLLVDAVGYMMQPEIAGHLRVRAEQLLDGLDEEERRRYFAPDRLAALALPGGSAPRGARGLLRPRGGVGRVEEWRLTAVGARRRAGRAWREIRGR, encoded by the coding sequence ATGAGTCGCCTCTTCGCCCTGCACAGCGCCTACGGACTCGCCACCGCGGCCGCCGCGATCGACGCCGGGCTGCTCGACGAGGGCACCGACGGCGGCGGTCGGATGGCGGAGCGGGTGCTCGTGCCGTTCACCTCGTCGCGCGTCCCGGAGACGGTCGTGGGCATCGCCGAGGATCCTGCGCTGCGCTCCCTCCGCGGCCGTTTCCATCGGGTGGAGGCGCTGGCCGACGTGCTCGGTCCCCTGCATCCGAGTGCGTGGGAGCCGACGGATGCCGACCTCCCCGTCCTGGGTCGGCTTCTCGCGCGAGCGTGGCGGCTCGACCCGCGGGAGATCGAGCTCTTCGTGCAGAGCCCCCAGGTCGCACCCGCTCGCACGCTCCTCTCCCTGTTCCCGGAGGCCCGGGTGACCATCGTCGGCGACGGCCTCATGACCTACGCGCCGATGCGGGTCCGGCTGCCGCATGCGGTTGCGGCACGCATCGAGCGCGTCGTGTACGCCGACGTGGTGCCCGGCGTCCGTCCGCTGGTGGGGTCTCCGCACGCGGTGCCTGTCCCGGTGCCTCCCGAGTCCTTCGCCGCTGCTCTGCGCGAGACGGGCGAATCCTCAGAGGGGCCCCCTGCTGCAGGGCCGGCGACCGTGCTCGTACTGGGACAGTACGTCGCGGCCCTCGGCCTGATGACTACGGCCGAGGAGGTCGCGCTCCAACGGCGCCTGGTCGACCGGGCGGCGGAAGAGCGCCCGGAGCGGATCGTCTTCAAGCCCCATCCCGCGGCACCGCCGCAGCTCGCCCACGCCGTGCGCGCGCATGCGGAGAGTCGCGGTCTCACGTTCGTGGAGGAACGCGGTCGCCTTCCTGCCGAACTCCTGGCGGAGCGCCTCGACGCACGCACCGTCGTGGCGACCTTCTCGACGGCTCTGCCCACGGTCCGTACCCTGTTCGGGCGGACGATCGGTGCCGCAGGGACGACGGAACTGCTCCGCACCCTCGCCCCGGTGGAGAACAGCAACCGCATCCCGCTGACGATCGTCGATGCGCTCACCCGGACGCCCTCGCCCTACGCCGACTCGGATCGGCTGCAGCTCCTCGTCGACGCGGTGGGCTACATGATGCAGCCGGAGATCGCAGGACACCTCCGCGTCCGGGCCGAGCAGTTGCTCGACGGCCTCGACGAGGAGGAACGTCGCCGCTACTTCGCCCCCGACCGGTTGGCTGCGCTCGCCCTTCCCGGGGGCTCGGCACCGCGCGGCGCGCGCGGCCTGCTGCGTCCACGCGGAGGCGTGGGTCGGGTCGAGGAATGGCGGCTCACGGCTGTCGGCGCCCGCCGCCGTGCGGGCCGAGCCTGGCGGGAGATCCGGGGACGATGA
- a CDS encoding glycosyltransferase family 2 protein codes for MRTPLVTVILPAKDAGPYIGTTLETLTRQFDDPAALKLVAIDDGSRDDTGALLEHYADRFPRAEVLRNPEPRGLASARNQGLAHVEGEAFCFVDGDDWMQPQRLAVLAARLRELRCDFLRTDHVTVSGMRRALVRAPYPWRERVVPPREAILPVDEPSMVDYPFAWAGLLHRRVLDRGLAAFPSGLFTAEDRPWVWRLHLEAASFAVVDAPALLYRRGVESSLTQVHDRRQLDFAPALTQVLDLVRADREADRFLPKAVWTALALSAHHLVRSRRMTPPVRREMRRRIRLLLQDLPAAEVAGVLARLDGPRRRVLARSLRRGGHA; via the coding sequence GTGCGCACGCCCCTCGTCACCGTCATCCTGCCTGCCAAGGACGCCGGGCCGTACATCGGCACCACGCTGGAGACGCTCACCCGGCAGTTCGATGATCCGGCCGCCCTCAAGCTCGTGGCGATAGACGACGGCTCGCGAGATGACACCGGCGCGCTTCTGGAGCACTACGCGGATCGGTTCCCGCGCGCTGAGGTGCTCCGCAATCCGGAACCGCGCGGGCTCGCCTCGGCACGCAACCAAGGGCTCGCGCATGTGGAAGGAGAGGCGTTCTGCTTCGTCGACGGCGACGACTGGATGCAGCCGCAGCGCCTCGCGGTCCTCGCCGCGCGCCTGCGAGAGCTCCGATGCGACTTCCTCCGGACGGATCATGTGACCGTCTCCGGGATGCGACGCGCGCTCGTCCGTGCTCCGTATCCGTGGCGGGAACGGGTCGTGCCGCCCCGGGAGGCGATCCTCCCCGTCGATGAGCCGAGCATGGTGGACTACCCGTTCGCCTGGGCGGGACTGCTGCACCGCCGCGTGCTCGACCGCGGGCTGGCCGCGTTCCCCTCCGGCCTCTTCACGGCCGAGGATCGTCCGTGGGTCTGGCGCCTGCACCTTGAGGCCGCCTCATTCGCCGTGGTGGACGCCCCGGCGCTGCTCTACCGTCGTGGCGTCGAGAGCTCGCTCACCCAGGTGCACGACCGCCGCCAGCTCGACTTCGCCCCGGCGCTGACCCAGGTGCTCGACCTCGTCCGGGCGGACCGCGAGGCCGACCGCTTCCTTCCGAAGGCCGTCTGGACCGCGCTCGCCCTCAGCGCGCATCACCTGGTGCGCTCACGGCGCATGACGCCGCCCGTGCGGAGGGAGATGCGCCGGCGGATCCGGCTGCTGTTGCAGGACCTCCCCGCCGCGGAGGTCGCCGGGGTGCTCGCCCGGCTCGACGGACCACGTCGGCGGGTGCTGGCGCGAAGCCTGCGCCGCGGAGGTCACGCCTGA
- a CDS encoding DUF4229 domain-containing protein — protein sequence MKKPAPLLVYTVLRLLAFLVPLAILWFFFPIFREFWWLAAIFAALIGASISMLFLRTPLSDASARLHERRQGRVSGQQADAAAEDELVDGAPDDRP from the coding sequence GTGAAGAAGCCCGCCCCCCTCCTCGTCTACACCGTGCTGCGCCTGCTGGCGTTCCTCGTCCCGCTGGCCATCCTGTGGTTCTTCTTCCCGATCTTCCGCGAGTTCTGGTGGCTGGCGGCGATCTTCGCGGCCCTCATCGGCGCGAGCATCTCGATGCTGTTCCTGCGCACCCCGCTCTCCGACGCCTCTGCGCGCCTGCACGAGCGCCGGCAGGGAAGGGTCTCCGGGCAGCAGGCCGACGCCGCGGCCGAGGACGAACTCGTCGACGGCGCCCCCGACGACCGCCCCTGA
- a CDS encoding 1,4-dihydroxy-2-naphthoate polyprenyltransferase, with the protein MAASSQRKKKSGRRTPPRTSGNPAKRPVVEAGPVTIGDWIGAARLRTLPLAIAPVIIGTGAARSTGPEFHWVIALACLAVAVLLQIGVNFTNDYSDGIRGTDAHRVGPARLTASGRVKPRTVLVIGLVFFALAAVVGIAIVVRTGQWWMLAVGAACIVAAWFYTGGKRPYGYYGLGEVFVFVFFGLVATLGTTWVQVFMLPQQAWLGAIAAGLFACAVLLANNLRDIDQDREVGKRTLTVLIGRRATQVLFTLFVLVPFGIAVFLALLFPIAWISLLALLAGLPAIAIVWTYRQPRELVIALALTSLTSLLYAGALFWAFVG; encoded by the coding sequence GTGGCAGCATCCTCCCAGCGCAAGAAGAAATCCGGTCGGCGCACCCCGCCGCGCACCAGCGGCAACCCGGCCAAGCGGCCGGTCGTCGAGGCGGGTCCCGTGACGATCGGCGACTGGATCGGTGCGGCGCGTCTGCGCACGCTGCCCCTCGCGATCGCCCCCGTCATCATCGGTACGGGAGCCGCGCGCAGCACCGGGCCGGAGTTCCACTGGGTGATCGCGCTCGCGTGCCTCGCCGTCGCGGTCCTGCTGCAGATCGGCGTGAACTTCACCAACGACTACAGCGACGGGATCCGCGGCACCGACGCCCATCGGGTCGGCCCGGCGCGGCTCACGGCCTCCGGGCGGGTGAAGCCGCGCACGGTGCTCGTCATCGGCCTGGTCTTCTTCGCGCTCGCCGCGGTGGTCGGTATCGCGATCGTCGTGCGGACCGGGCAGTGGTGGATGCTCGCCGTGGGTGCGGCCTGCATCGTCGCCGCGTGGTTCTACACCGGCGGGAAGCGGCCCTACGGGTACTACGGCCTCGGTGAGGTCTTCGTCTTCGTGTTCTTCGGGCTCGTCGCGACTCTCGGCACCACCTGGGTGCAGGTCTTCATGCTCCCGCAGCAGGCCTGGCTGGGGGCGATCGCCGCCGGACTGTTCGCGTGCGCGGTGCTGCTGGCCAACAACCTCCGCGACATCGATCAGGACCGCGAGGTCGGCAAGCGCACGCTGACGGTCCTCATCGGCCGCCGCGCCACGCAGGTCCTCTTCACGCTCTTCGTGCTCGTGCCGTTCGGCATCGCCGTGTTCCTCGCGTTGCTGTTCCCGATCGCCTGGATCTCGCTGCTCGCGCTCCTGGCCGGTCTTCCCGCGATCGCGATCGTCTGGACCTACCGGCAGCCGCGGGAGCTGGTCATCGCCCTCGCCCTGACGTCGCTGACCTCGCTGCTCTACGCGGGCGCCCTGTTCTGGGCCTTCGTCGGCTGA
- a CDS encoding DUF4287 domain-containing protein produces MSFQAYLDKVETQTGLTPRQFIALAHEQGFDESTKSTVVLNWLKQEYGLGHGHAQAMVHVILKGPKISDKHVGTTGAHADKTDELWLDGKDSNPHR; encoded by the coding sequence ATGTCCTTCCAGGCGTACCTCGACAAGGTCGAGACCCAGACCGGCCTCACGCCGCGACAGTTCATCGCCCTCGCGCACGAGCAGGGGTTCGACGAGAGCACGAAGTCCACCGTCGTCCTGAACTGGCTCAAGCAGGAGTACGGCCTCGGCCACGGCCACGCGCAGGCGATGGTCCACGTCATCCTCAAGGGGCCGAAGATCAGCGACAAGCACGTCGGCACGACCGGGGCGCACGCCGACAAGACCGACGAGCTCTGGCTCGACGGCAAGGACAGCAACCCGCACCGCTGA
- a CDS encoding cupin domain-containing protein, producing the protein MTEIHVPPLVPSGAIRIGTGRSRRFVGADHGAAVSYFFVENQPGEGPGLHWHPYSETWIVLEGTVRIRIGDDVLVARAGDTATAPAFTPHGFTNAGTGLLRILCIHASDTIIQTFLDED; encoded by the coding sequence ATGACCGAGATCCACGTTCCTCCGCTCGTCCCGAGCGGTGCGATCCGCATCGGCACAGGGCGCAGCCGCCGATTCGTCGGCGCCGACCACGGAGCCGCCGTCTCCTACTTCTTCGTCGAGAACCAGCCAGGAGAGGGGCCGGGGCTGCACTGGCACCCCTACTCTGAGACCTGGATCGTGCTCGAGGGCACGGTGCGGATCCGGATCGGCGACGACGTCCTCGTCGCGCGAGCCGGAGACACCGCCACCGCGCCCGCCTTCACGCCACACGGCTTCACCAACGCGGGGACCGGGCTCCTCCGGATCCTGTGCATCCACGCGTCCGACACGATCATCCAGACGTTCCTCGACGAGGACTGA
- a CDS encoding ArsR/SmtB family transcription factor produces MDRNSAPVEGVDHPDHRVEFHLSAGDIQAVRFGISPGHELAHAVRVLLRPAAHPLQWGWLRTAREGLPRDPFALLATVIGDDGYLPDFLTSTPRGDLTPEAELTALRKAALDPLRVDLGKRIQRSTGAQRQALRDLSARPARARAMIADAWEEVWEAALAPAWPQLERLLRADIAVRARAIATTGIAGMAGALHPQVSWGAGAVRVSLRRHSEDVDCRGSGLVLVPSVLSSWGCLVLTEPPAQPTLFYPARGVTAGWARDTTETVAALGALLGPARAGILLTAGTPRTTSEVAADAGLALSTASHHLTVLRDAGLVVSERDGSRMQHVRTPLGEALVGALL; encoded by the coding sequence GTGGATCGAAACTCCGCGCCGGTCGAGGGCGTCGACCACCCGGATCACCGGGTCGAGTTCCACCTGAGTGCCGGCGACATCCAGGCGGTGCGGTTCGGCATCTCCCCCGGGCACGAACTGGCGCATGCAGTGCGCGTGCTCCTCCGCCCGGCGGCGCACCCCCTGCAGTGGGGGTGGCTCCGCACCGCGCGGGAGGGGCTGCCTCGCGACCCCTTCGCGCTCCTGGCGACGGTGATCGGCGACGACGGCTACCTCCCGGACTTCCTCACCAGCACGCCGCGCGGCGACCTGACCCCCGAGGCGGAACTCACCGCCCTGCGGAAGGCGGCACTCGACCCGCTGCGGGTCGACCTCGGCAAGCGGATCCAGCGCTCGACGGGTGCACAGCGTCAGGCCCTGCGCGACCTGTCCGCCCGGCCGGCGCGCGCCCGTGCGATGATCGCCGATGCCTGGGAGGAGGTCTGGGAGGCCGCGTTGGCACCGGCCTGGCCTCAGCTGGAGCGCCTCCTCCGGGCCGACATCGCCGTTCGCGCCCGGGCGATCGCGACGACCGGCATCGCCGGGATGGCCGGAGCCCTCCATCCCCAGGTCTCGTGGGGCGCGGGCGCGGTGCGGGTCTCGCTCCGCCGCCACAGCGAGGACGTGGACTGCCGCGGCAGCGGTCTCGTGCTGGTGCCCTCCGTCCTCTCGTCCTGGGGCTGCCTGGTGCTCACCGAGCCACCGGCACAGCCGACGCTGTTCTATCCCGCCCGTGGCGTGACCGCGGGGTGGGCACGGGACACCACCGAGACCGTGGCCGCCCTGGGCGCCCTGCTCGGCCCGGCGCGCGCCGGCATCCTCCTCACCGCGGGGACGCCCCGCACGACCTCGGAGGTGGCCGCCGATGCGGGGCTCGCGCTGTCGACGGCGTCACACCATCTCACCGTGCTGCGGGACGCCGGGCTCGTGGTGAGCGA